The following proteins come from a genomic window of Neoarius graeffei isolate fNeoGra1 chromosome 26, fNeoGra1.pri, whole genome shotgun sequence:
- the LOC132874669 gene encoding uncharacterized protein LOC132874669 gives MSKSGSFKETEEQRPGSQHKVQDFQSELHSVAIVSETPDLKEPEGPRRSEHARNLTEKMRALQDEEAKKKEKWLLSMYKKWKLDICKVRDQLKTYMPESELLPLIEELKKVKEDVMSLYFGIRDLATLSTGVRRGVDTCESVTTEIIAIAYGRAIDEEGEFNEDMERCRLHELLHRDYAKSVYGSAASLTSHSKSDQHSTASSMAAKCAAAELAVKEANYEMMGAEERQREVIRELEEQQQKALEAQRHELERLRAAQAKLKVYDKETEHEAADCINDERKQCVPVTAVSLSHVAIPPHTDVSPLVRVFQGSIALSRLPVPEPFVFNGDAIPLNRKQRLPHSLTKEQSHQLKNYYLKKYVCGPACQVLEGTFFRNDDEAYQEAWNKPNRRFGQPFAIQRAFREKLTNWPRIRPKDVQGLRNFSDFLNACQDAMPHVKGLDILNDCEESQKLAHKLPDWAASHWNRQVTQCLNEKQEFPSFKDCATFVSTEAEIACNPITSLHALPSSDSNTEKRNLRHKEKQGQCSHHSHSYRQHKSKVRPEKG, from the coding sequence ATGTCAAAGTCAGGTAGCTTCAAGGAGACAGAGGAGCAGAGGCCTGGttcccagcacaaagttcaagacTTCCAGAGTGAGCTCCACTCAGTGGCGATTGTATCTGAGACACCTGACCTGAAGGAACCTGAAGGGCCTCGACGCTCTGAACATGCGCGGAACCTGACAGAGAAAATGCGTGCACTGCAAGATGAAGAGGCCAAGAAAAAGGAGAAATGGCTGCTCTCCATGTACAAAAAATGGAAGCTCGACATATGCAAAGTAAGAGATCAGCTGAAGACGTACATGCCAGAGAGTGAGCTCTTGCCTCTCATTGAAGAGCTTAAGAAAGTGAAGGAAGACGTAATGAGCCTGTATTTTGGAATTCGAGATCTtgccacactttccaccggcgtgAGAAGAGGAGTTGACACTTGCGAATCAGTTACCACAGAAATCATCGCCATTGCCTACGGCAGAGCAATAGACGAAGAAGGTGAGTTTAATGAGGACATGGAAAGATGCCGCCTTCATGAACTGCTCCACCGTGACTATGCAAAGTCTGTCTATGGATCTGCTGCTTCCTTGACAAGTCACAGCAAGTCTGACCAACACTCCACAGCTTCGTCCATGGCAGCCAAGTGTGCAGCTGCAGAGCTAGCAGTGAAGGAAGCAAATTATGAAATGATGGGGGCAGAAGAAAGACAAAGAGAAGTCATCCGAGAGTTAGAGGAACAACAACAGAAGGCTCTGGAGGCACAAAGGCATGAGTTGGAGCGATTGCGGGCAGCTCAAGCTAAGCTAAAGGTATACGATAAAGAGACGGAACATGAAGCTGCTGACTGCATTAACGATGAAAGGAAACAGTGTGTGCCTGTAACTGCAGTCTCTCTATCTCATGTTGCAATACCCCCTCACACAGATGTTTCCCCTCTTGTTCGGGTCTTTCAAGGCAGCATAGCCTTAAGTAGGCTCCCTGTTCCAGAGCCATTTGTCTTCAATGGTGATGCAATTCCATTGAATAGAAAGCAGCGTTTACCTCACTCATTGACCAAAGAGCAATCGCACCAGTTGAAAAACTATTATCTGAAGAAATATGTTTGTGGTCCAGCATGCCAGGTGCTAGAAGGCACTTTCTTCCGGAATGATGATGAAGCCTATCAGGAGGCATGGAACAAGCCAAATCGTCGCTTTGGCCAGCCATTCGCCATTCAGCGAGCATTCAGAGAGAAGCTCACCAATTGGCCAAGGATTCGACCTAAGGATGTTCAAGGACTCAGAAACTTCTCAGATTTTCTGAATGCCTGTCAAGATGCCATGCCTCACGTCAAGGGTCTTGACATACTAAATGACTGTGAGGAGAGCCAGAAGCTTGCACACAAACTACCAGACTGGGCAGCTTCACACTGGAACCGACAAGTCACCCAGTGCCTGAACGAGAAGCAAGAATTTCCAAGTTTCAAGGACTGTGCAACATTTGTGTCAACTGAAGCTGAGATTGCCTGCAATCCAATTACATCGCTTCATGCTCTTCCTTCATCAGACTCGAACACTGAGAAGAGAAATCTGAGACACAAAGAGAAACAAGGCCAGTGTTCTCACCACTCGCACAGCTACAGACAACACAAATCAAAGGTCAGACCAGAAAAGGGCTAA